A stretch of Canis lupus baileyi chromosome 2, mCanLup2.hap1, whole genome shotgun sequence DNA encodes these proteins:
- the LCORL gene encoding ligand-dependent nuclear receptor corepressor-like protein isoform X4 has translation MDEKCSFCNLQREAVSDCIPSLDSSQSTPTEELSSQGQSNTEKIECQAENYLNALFRKKDLPQNCDPNIPLVAQELMKKMIRQFAIEYISKSGKIQENRNGSIGPSLICKSIQMNQAENSLQEEQEGPLDLTVNRMQEQNTQQGDGVLDLSTKKTSIKSEESSICDPSSENSMAGSTVDAKSEEATKMEKGKSALSKVLESLCTHHQQQVLAMLKFLVQEQNAASLCYCNTSYTVSSESQKPLTEDNLHGLFCSCEYRLAERGGLQSERQSPGFVPLPVCIKDLRCLTCQTVTIEHIKTVVNRGIANSYSSHRCCSGPLANLHSTKSTFQAPLSSREVCDVSVRLEGVCRSRSPSPPPLSPVQTEGFEKLKDVVSELSALENNRLEININQPPSLIPAEINSDKGDHEGKIQKAKKCGNSDYLLLEDSDNCTTNHEKGETTIIFQDLMDRINEKLKSIETTDMTNLTKLSSSDCTTDNDLKLRDLIASLLHNAKASDYSFMELLSQHDKKVENKIIQTRFRKRQETLFSMHNSPDSPMFRRHSLQIKRELASLDENFVRKKYTEKNSRKLTRNDEIFSTDKQFYHCQGSLQNSKSLQDNNHVETSFSPDCALQSLQLPLHSLETNLAFDAFSESFKTTSPGKMSIRKSQEKSAAGKKLLQNHKENPKLENTETPLKSDVPGLLSRTKRNIVPPGWYSIYVTNNYVFKKSPKAKKVSESTKRKDPVKNIQIESSHNIDLNKIAMNSNLQVVVERLEDTINMAKKSWNNHSSEGCRASKKLIEIDGKDQNAGRNMTLTVSRMTCKEQSLSKSVVAAGNIKNSHMPTIDWNSKKRVNLEKSSILDTSSLISSVTSVPTKYEGFGSSSFSSYSSPIKLMFLSEVKSSEGVKYTLTSVGTSKSNTDLPSEKCPTPHVTEKKPETNEDVPNANLENHSSNLNDSDTLQGGLNKLNCASETTESSAMFIDDINSDKPQDEPKENPSSGIDSSFKRKPGRPKKIGPQVVKQTKRPIGRPPKPKAEQTDVAVCQNESSSAGKKSPESLLSEVKEGIYKKSITVTVIYGRSRRAKRHVSEGAGDISNVRSGSSKVADFPAECGGLRNTREHKTDPGERRSAASSPTTEGEILGSGFEHVRPIKNKSVIPQPSKNVARPNQKPFAVTRKPGRPAKVKISGISVTIHRVSPQEREVSISSCLPPLEQENMLEKHVAEEKREHRCGKVGARHAGAGVFENGPKSMVATIPLRHSVRDRKPSLHFLHPFASSSSLIYRNALLRKSYKLRLQKGKSQKEKHRQSRMKIASKGAPGTRNSRNAKMRLEDNKLIPISEVSLDPIISSNPLLRWWAASTSNDSLLEELNNRFEQITNAWVQVSGDEAENCVHKKREHVENDNFKIANPLETCLLELEVSPVKMLFRKKYDLNELCIWFMQTTETQSLSLVRKANARNPLEVINTRGIKLGTKYSNFNTSPFRKHFKKFALSSPSKSAGKLHILHKMVSSPLLNVKSNLTLARLKRTEFKRLQHERWKRKGKLHNHGTVDWISKRRNLRFFCQNQFLNKTEGGTNADTPLQGKNTVENQFILPPEIRDDSLQQKVAMSDLKTHASLENNFKSEAKENGTNCSQKDFEKGPRLGNVCPNNWKSKTLKDCRIFLRKINYLEHRNTFKLNTIIYSPESVDSGSNHQTRIEEAKRFTLRSHSARQNSFKKQSKEMENAKTNSPSTDKFPGQLDNSKLNKCVNYDKNPDSSDVLSKLNKRKRPPWKTTEMSTKRHKRQSCNSGQMANYYSKSQLALRPRGQK, from the exons GGGATGGAGTGTTAGATCTCTCTACAAAGAAAACCAGCATAAAATCTGAAGAGTCATCCATATGTGATCCTTCTTCTGAAAATTCAATGGCTGG ttcaacTGTTGATGCAAAATCAGAGGAAGCTactaaaatggaaaaaggaaaatcagcaTTAAGCAAAGTTTTGGAATCTTTGTGCACACATCACCAGCAACAAGTTTTGGCCATGTTGAAATTTCTAGTCCAAGAGCAGAATGCTGCTTCTCTTTGCTATTGTAATACATCATATACTGTGTCTTCAGAATCTCAAAAGCCCCTAACTGAAGATAATTTACATGGCCTATTCTGTAGTTGTGAATATAGGCTGGCAGAAAGAGGGGGTCTACAAAGTGAAAGGCAAAGCCCTGGTTTTGTGCCTCTGCCAGTCTGTATTAAAGATTTACGTTGTTTAACTTGCCAAACTGTAACTATTGAGCACATTAAGACAGTGGTGAATAGAGGAATTGCCAACAGTTATAGTTCTCACAGGTGCTGTTCTGGACCGTTAGCAAACCTTCACTCTACAAAATCGACCTTTCAAGCTCCTCTTTCATCAAGGGAAGTATGCGATGTTTCAGTCCGACTCGAGGGTGTTTGTAGATCACGAAGTCCGTCACCCCCACCATTATCACCTGTACAGACTGAAGGatttgaaaaactgaaagatGTCGTCTCGGAGCTTTCAGCCTTAGAAAATAACAGACTTGAAATAAACATTAACCAGCCTCCATCTCTCATACCAGCAGAAATAAACAGTGACAAGGGTGATCACGAAGGTAAAATACAAAAAGCTAAGAAATGCGGTAACTCTGATTATTTGCTCCTGGAAGACAGCGATAATTGTACTACGAATCATGAAAAAGGTGAAACTACtataatttttcaagatttaatgGATCgtattaatgaaaaattaaaatcaatagaAACTACAGATATGACAAACCTTACAAAATTATCTAGCAGTGATTGTACTACAGATAATGATTTAAAATTGAGAGATTTAATAGCCTCACTCTTGCATAACGCTAAGGCCAGTGATTACAGTTTTATGGAATTGCTGAGCCAACATgataaaaaggtagaaaataaaattattcagacAAGATTTCGAAAGCGTCAAGAAACCTTATTTTCAATGCACAACTCTCCTGATTCACCCATGTTTAGAAGGCActctttacaaataaaaagagaacttgCTAGTCTTGATGaaaattttgtaagaaaaaaatatactgaaaaaaattcaaggaagtTGACACGCAATGATGAGATATTTTCAACAGACAAACAATTCTATCATTGCCAAGGGTCTTTACAAAATTCTAAAAGCTTGCAAGATAATAATCATGTAGAAACATCATTTTCACCAGATTGTGCATTACAATCATTGCAACTACCTCTTCATAGTTTAGAGACTAACTTGGCTTTTGATGCATTTTCAGAAAGCTTTAAAACAACTTCCCCTGGGAAAATGAGCATAAGAAAATCACAGGAGAAATCTGCAGCTGGAAAAAAACTTTTGCAAAATCACAAGGAGAATCCAAAACTGGAGAATACTGAAACGCCTCTGAAGAGTGATGTTCCTGGACTTCTGAGCAGAACTAAGCGAAATATTGTGCCCCCAGGGTGGTACTCTATATATGTCAcaaataattatgttttcaaaaagtCCCCTAAGGCCAAAAAAGTTTCTGaatctacaaaaagaaaagatccagtaaaaaatattcaaattgaaaGCTCACACAATATAGATCTAAACAAAATTGCAATGAATTCTAACTTACAAGTTGTTGTGGAGCGTTTGGAAGACACGATAAATATGGCCAAAAAGTCTTGGAATAACCACTCATCTGAAGGATGCAGGGCATCCAAGAAATTGATAGAAATTGATGGTAAAGATCAAAATGCAGGTAGAAATATGACCCTTACTGTAAGCAGAATGACCTGCAAAGAGCAGAGTTTATCAAAATCTGTGGTAGCGGCCGGCAATATCAAAAACAGTCATATGCCTACAATAGATTGGAATAGCAAAAAACGTGTTAATCTGGAAAAGTCATCAATTTTAGATACAAGTAGCTTGATTTCCAGTGTTACAAGTGTGCCAACAAAGTATGAGGGCTTTGGAAGCTCTTCTTTTTCCAGCTATTCTAGTCCCATCAAACTCATGTTTCTATCTGAGGTTAAAAGCAGTGAAGGAGTCAAATATACTTTAACTTCAGTTGGTACTTCCAAGTCAAATACTGATCTTCCTTCTGAAAAATGTCCGACTCCTCACGTAACtgaaaaaaaaccagaaacaaatgaGGACGTCCCAAACGCTAACTTGGAAAATCATAGTTCTAATCTTAATGACAGTGACACTCTTCAGGGAGGACTAAATAAGTTGAATTGTGCAAGTGAAACTACAGAATCGTCTGCAATGTTTATAGATGATATTAATAGTGATAAGCCACAGGACGAACCGAAGGAAAATCCAAGCAGTGGTATTGATTCATCTTTCAAACGAAAGCCAGGCAGACCTAAAAAAATAGGTCCCCAGGTTGTGAAGCAAACTAAGCGGCCAATTGGAAGACCCCCGAAACCTAAGGCTGAGCAAACAGATGTCGCCGTTTGCCAGAATGAGTCCTCTAGTGCTGGAAAGAAAAGTCCCGAATCTCTCCTATCAGAAGTAAAAGAAGGTATTTATAAAAAGAGTATTACCGTAACTGTTATTTATGGAAGGTCAAGAAGAGCTAAAAGACATGTTTCTGAAGGAGCTGGAGACATAAGCAACGTTAGGTCTGGCAGCAGTAAGGTTGCGGATTTTCCAGCTGAGTGTGGTGGCCTCCGAAATACTAGAGAACACAAGACTGACCCAGGTGAAAGAAGAAGTGCTGCTTCAAGTCCGACTACTGAAGGCGAGATCTTGGGGTCTGGCTTTGAACACGTTAGGCCCATCAAGAACAAGTCTGTGATACCTCAACCTTCCAAGAACGTTGCTCGGCCGAATCAGAAGCCTTTTGCAGTAACTAGGAAGCCTGGTCGGCCCGCGAAGGTGAAGATCTCTGGCATATCTGTGACTATTCATAGAGTTTCACCTCAGGAGAGAGAAGTAAGCATTAGCAGCTGCTTGCCTCCTTTAGAACAAGAAAATATGTTAGAAAAACACGTAGCTGAAGAGAAGCGTGAACACCGGTGCGGTAAGGTGGGTGCAAGGCACGCTGGCGCTGGCGTATTTGAGAATGGACCAAAAAGTATGGTTGCCACGATACCTTTGAGACATTCTGTTAGGGATAGAAAACCATCTCTCCATTTCTTACATCCATTCGCATCTTCCAGCTCACTTATTTATAGAAACGCTCTGCTCCGTAAGTCATATAAACTCCGTTTGCAGAAAGGTAAAAGTCAGAAGGAAAAACATAGGCAGTCAAGGATGAAAATAGCTTCGAAAGGTGCCCCGGGAACTAGGAACTCGAGGAATGCAAAAATGCGTTTGGAAGATAACAAATTAATTCCCATTTCTGAAGTATCTTTGGACCCTATAATCTCATCAAACCCCTTGCTCAGGTGGTGGGCTGCTTCTACTTCAAACGATTCCTTATTAGAAGAATTAAACAATAGATTTGAGCAAATAACAAATGCTTGGGTGCAAGTGAGTGGAGATGAAGCCGAAAACTGTGttcataaaaaaagagaacacgTTGAAAATGATAATTTCAAAATAGCCAACCCTTTGGAAACCTGTCTTTTAGAACTTGAAGTTTCACCTGTAAAAATGCTTTTTCGGAAAAAGTATGATTTGAACGAACTCTGTATCTGGTTTATGCAAACAACAGAAACACAGTCTCTTTCACTAGTTAGAAAGGCAAATGCTCGAAACCCTTTGGAagtaataaataccagaggaattAAACTAGGAAccaaatattctaattttaataCCAGCCCCTTCagaaagcactttaaaaaatttgcacTATCTTCTCCTTCAAAATCAGCAGGGAAGTTGCATATACTGCATAAAATGGTTAGCTCTCCACTGTTAAATGTGAAAAGTAATTTAACATTAGCTAGATTAAAAAGAACTGAGTTTAAGAGGTTACAACATGAAAGgtggaaaagaaaggggaagttGCACAACCATGGAACAGTTGATTGGATCTCTAAAAGGAGGAACTTGAGATTTTTCTGCCAgaaccaatttttaaataagactgAGGGGGGAACAAATGCTGACACCCCACTCCAAGGAAAAAACACCGTAGAAAATCAGTTTATTTTGCCACCTGAGATCAGGGATGACTCTTTGCAGCAGAAGGTGGCAATGTCTGACTTGAAAACACATGCTAGTCTAGAGAATAATTTTAAGTCAGAGGCAAAGGAGAATGGAACAAATTGCAGccaaaaagattttgaaaagggACCAAGACTAGGAAATGTATGTCCAAATAATTGGAAGTCAAAAACCCTAAAAGATTGTAGAATATTTTTGAGGAAGATCAACTATCTTGAACACAGAAATACTTTTAAGCTAAATACAATCATTTACTCTCCCGAATCTGTTGACAGTGGAAGTAATCATCAGACTCGCATAGAAGAAGCAAAGCGCTTTACCCTAAGATCCCATTCTGCTAGgcaaaactcttttaaaaagcaatctaaagaaatggaaaatgctaAAACAAATAGTCCTTCAACCGATAAATTTCCTGGCCAACTTGACaatagtaaattaaataaatgtgttaactATGACAAGAATCCTGATAGTTCTGACGTTCTTAGCaaattgaacaaaagaaaaagaccacCTTGGAAGACCACAGAAATgtcaacaaaaagacataaacgACAGTCTTGCAACAGTGGACAAATGGCAAACTATTATTCAAAATCCCAACTAG CTCTGAGACCACGTGGGCAGAAGTAA
- the LCORL gene encoding ligand-dependent nuclear receptor corepressor-like protein isoform X7, with protein sequence MLGDLPQNCDPNIPLVAQELMKKMIRQFAIEYISKSGKIQENRNGSIGPSLICKSIQMNQAENSLQEEQEGPLDLTVNRMQEQNTQQGDGVLDLSTKKTSIKSEESSICDPSSENSMAGSTVDAKSEEATKMEKGKSALSKVLESLCTHHQQQVLAMLKFLVQEQNAASLCYCNTSYTVSSESQKPLTEDNLHGLFCSCEYRLAERGGLQSERQSPGFVPLPVCIKDLRCLTCQTVTIEHIKTVVNRGIANSYSSHRCCSGPLANLHSTKSTFQAPLSSREVCDVSVRLEGVCRSRSPSPPPLSPVQTEGFEKLKDVVSELSALENNRLEININQPPSLIPAEINSDKGDHEGKIQKAKKCGNSDYLLLEDSDNCTTNHEKGETTIIFQDLMDRINEKLKSIETTDMTNLTKLSSSDCTTDNDLKLRDLIASLLHNAKASDYSFMELLSQHDKKVENKIIQTRFRKRQETLFSMHNSPDSPMFRRHSLQIKRELASLDENFVRKKYTEKNSRKLTRNDEIFSTDKQFYHCQGSLQNSKSLQDNNHVETSFSPDCALQSLQLPLHSLETNLAFDAFSESFKTTSPGKMSIRKSQEKSAAGKKLLQNHKENPKLENTETPLKSDVPGLLSRTKRNIVPPGWYSIYVTNNYVFKKSPKAKKVSESTKRKDPVKNIQIESSHNIDLNKIAMNSNLQVVVERLEDTINMAKKSWNNHSSEGCRASKKLIEIDGKDQNAGRNMTLTVSRMTCKEQSLSKSVVAAGNIKNSHMPTIDWNSKKRVNLEKSSILDTSSLISSVTSVPTKYEGFGSSSFSSYSSPIKLMFLSEVKSSEGVKYTLTSVGTSKSNTDLPSEKCPTPHVTEKKPETNEDVPNANLENHSSNLNDSDTLQGGLNKLNCASETTESSAMFIDDINSDKPQDEPKENPSSGIDSSFKRKPGRPKKIGPQVVKQTKRPIGRPPKPKAEQTDVAVCQNESSSAGKKSPESLLSEVKEGIYKKSITVTVIYGRSRRAKRHVSEGAGDISNVRSGSSKVADFPAECGGLRNTREHKTDPGERRSAASSPTTEGEILGSGFEHVRPIKNKSVIPQPSKNVARPNQKPFAVTRKPGRPAKVKISGISVTIHRVSPQEREVSISSCLPPLEQENMLEKHVAEEKREHRCGKVGARHAGAGVFENGPKSMVATIPLRHSVRDRKPSLHFLHPFASSSSLIYRNALLRKSYKLRLQKGKSQKEKHRQSRMKIASKGAPGTRNSRNAKMRLEDNKLIPISEVSLDPIISSNPLLRWWAASTSNDSLLEELNNRFEQITNAWVQVSGDEAENCVHKKREHVENDNFKIANPLETCLLELEVSPVKMLFRKKYDLNELCIWFMQTTETQSLSLVRKANARNPLEVINTRGIKLGTKYSNFNTSPFRKHFKKFALSSPSKSAGKLHILHKMVSSPLLNVKSNLTLARLKRTEFKRLQHERWKRKGKLHNHGTVDWISKRRNLRFFCQNQFLNKTEGGTNADTPLQGKNTVENQFILPPEIRDDSLQQKVAMSDLKTHASLENNFKSEAKENGTNCSQKDFEKGPRLGNVCPNNWKSKTLKDCRIFLRKINYLEHRNTFKLNTIIYSPESVDSGSNHQTRIEEAKRFTLRSHSARQNSFKKQSKEMENAKTNSPSTDKFPGQLDNSKLNKCVNYDKNPDSSDVLSKLNKRKRPPWKTTEMSTKRHKRQSCNSGQMANYYSKSQLALRPRGQK encoded by the exons GGGATGGAGTGTTAGATCTCTCTACAAAGAAAACCAGCATAAAATCTGAAGAGTCATCCATATGTGATCCTTCTTCTGAAAATTCAATGGCTGG ttcaacTGTTGATGCAAAATCAGAGGAAGCTactaaaatggaaaaaggaaaatcagcaTTAAGCAAAGTTTTGGAATCTTTGTGCACACATCACCAGCAACAAGTTTTGGCCATGTTGAAATTTCTAGTCCAAGAGCAGAATGCTGCTTCTCTTTGCTATTGTAATACATCATATACTGTGTCTTCAGAATCTCAAAAGCCCCTAACTGAAGATAATTTACATGGCCTATTCTGTAGTTGTGAATATAGGCTGGCAGAAAGAGGGGGTCTACAAAGTGAAAGGCAAAGCCCTGGTTTTGTGCCTCTGCCAGTCTGTATTAAAGATTTACGTTGTTTAACTTGCCAAACTGTAACTATTGAGCACATTAAGACAGTGGTGAATAGAGGAATTGCCAACAGTTATAGTTCTCACAGGTGCTGTTCTGGACCGTTAGCAAACCTTCACTCTACAAAATCGACCTTTCAAGCTCCTCTTTCATCAAGGGAAGTATGCGATGTTTCAGTCCGACTCGAGGGTGTTTGTAGATCACGAAGTCCGTCACCCCCACCATTATCACCTGTACAGACTGAAGGatttgaaaaactgaaagatGTCGTCTCGGAGCTTTCAGCCTTAGAAAATAACAGACTTGAAATAAACATTAACCAGCCTCCATCTCTCATACCAGCAGAAATAAACAGTGACAAGGGTGATCACGAAGGTAAAATACAAAAAGCTAAGAAATGCGGTAACTCTGATTATTTGCTCCTGGAAGACAGCGATAATTGTACTACGAATCATGAAAAAGGTGAAACTACtataatttttcaagatttaatgGATCgtattaatgaaaaattaaaatcaatagaAACTACAGATATGACAAACCTTACAAAATTATCTAGCAGTGATTGTACTACAGATAATGATTTAAAATTGAGAGATTTAATAGCCTCACTCTTGCATAACGCTAAGGCCAGTGATTACAGTTTTATGGAATTGCTGAGCCAACATgataaaaaggtagaaaataaaattattcagacAAGATTTCGAAAGCGTCAAGAAACCTTATTTTCAATGCACAACTCTCCTGATTCACCCATGTTTAGAAGGCActctttacaaataaaaagagaacttgCTAGTCTTGATGaaaattttgtaagaaaaaaatatactgaaaaaaattcaaggaagtTGACACGCAATGATGAGATATTTTCAACAGACAAACAATTCTATCATTGCCAAGGGTCTTTACAAAATTCTAAAAGCTTGCAAGATAATAATCATGTAGAAACATCATTTTCACCAGATTGTGCATTACAATCATTGCAACTACCTCTTCATAGTTTAGAGACTAACTTGGCTTTTGATGCATTTTCAGAAAGCTTTAAAACAACTTCCCCTGGGAAAATGAGCATAAGAAAATCACAGGAGAAATCTGCAGCTGGAAAAAAACTTTTGCAAAATCACAAGGAGAATCCAAAACTGGAGAATACTGAAACGCCTCTGAAGAGTGATGTTCCTGGACTTCTGAGCAGAACTAAGCGAAATATTGTGCCCCCAGGGTGGTACTCTATATATGTCAcaaataattatgttttcaaaaagtCCCCTAAGGCCAAAAAAGTTTCTGaatctacaaaaagaaaagatccagtaaaaaatattcaaattgaaaGCTCACACAATATAGATCTAAACAAAATTGCAATGAATTCTAACTTACAAGTTGTTGTGGAGCGTTTGGAAGACACGATAAATATGGCCAAAAAGTCTTGGAATAACCACTCATCTGAAGGATGCAGGGCATCCAAGAAATTGATAGAAATTGATGGTAAAGATCAAAATGCAGGTAGAAATATGACCCTTACTGTAAGCAGAATGACCTGCAAAGAGCAGAGTTTATCAAAATCTGTGGTAGCGGCCGGCAATATCAAAAACAGTCATATGCCTACAATAGATTGGAATAGCAAAAAACGTGTTAATCTGGAAAAGTCATCAATTTTAGATACAAGTAGCTTGATTTCCAGTGTTACAAGTGTGCCAACAAAGTATGAGGGCTTTGGAAGCTCTTCTTTTTCCAGCTATTCTAGTCCCATCAAACTCATGTTTCTATCTGAGGTTAAAAGCAGTGAAGGAGTCAAATATACTTTAACTTCAGTTGGTACTTCCAAGTCAAATACTGATCTTCCTTCTGAAAAATGTCCGACTCCTCACGTAACtgaaaaaaaaccagaaacaaatgaGGACGTCCCAAACGCTAACTTGGAAAATCATAGTTCTAATCTTAATGACAGTGACACTCTTCAGGGAGGACTAAATAAGTTGAATTGTGCAAGTGAAACTACAGAATCGTCTGCAATGTTTATAGATGATATTAATAGTGATAAGCCACAGGACGAACCGAAGGAAAATCCAAGCAGTGGTATTGATTCATCTTTCAAACGAAAGCCAGGCAGACCTAAAAAAATAGGTCCCCAGGTTGTGAAGCAAACTAAGCGGCCAATTGGAAGACCCCCGAAACCTAAGGCTGAGCAAACAGATGTCGCCGTTTGCCAGAATGAGTCCTCTAGTGCTGGAAAGAAAAGTCCCGAATCTCTCCTATCAGAAGTAAAAGAAGGTATTTATAAAAAGAGTATTACCGTAACTGTTATTTATGGAAGGTCAAGAAGAGCTAAAAGACATGTTTCTGAAGGAGCTGGAGACATAAGCAACGTTAGGTCTGGCAGCAGTAAGGTTGCGGATTTTCCAGCTGAGTGTGGTGGCCTCCGAAATACTAGAGAACACAAGACTGACCCAGGTGAAAGAAGAAGTGCTGCTTCAAGTCCGACTACTGAAGGCGAGATCTTGGGGTCTGGCTTTGAACACGTTAGGCCCATCAAGAACAAGTCTGTGATACCTCAACCTTCCAAGAACGTTGCTCGGCCGAATCAGAAGCCTTTTGCAGTAACTAGGAAGCCTGGTCGGCCCGCGAAGGTGAAGATCTCTGGCATATCTGTGACTATTCATAGAGTTTCACCTCAGGAGAGAGAAGTAAGCATTAGCAGCTGCTTGCCTCCTTTAGAACAAGAAAATATGTTAGAAAAACACGTAGCTGAAGAGAAGCGTGAACACCGGTGCGGTAAGGTGGGTGCAAGGCACGCTGGCGCTGGCGTATTTGAGAATGGACCAAAAAGTATGGTTGCCACGATACCTTTGAGACATTCTGTTAGGGATAGAAAACCATCTCTCCATTTCTTACATCCATTCGCATCTTCCAGCTCACTTATTTATAGAAACGCTCTGCTCCGTAAGTCATATAAACTCCGTTTGCAGAAAGGTAAAAGTCAGAAGGAAAAACATAGGCAGTCAAGGATGAAAATAGCTTCGAAAGGTGCCCCGGGAACTAGGAACTCGAGGAATGCAAAAATGCGTTTGGAAGATAACAAATTAATTCCCATTTCTGAAGTATCTTTGGACCCTATAATCTCATCAAACCCCTTGCTCAGGTGGTGGGCTGCTTCTACTTCAAACGATTCCTTATTAGAAGAATTAAACAATAGATTTGAGCAAATAACAAATGCTTGGGTGCAAGTGAGTGGAGATGAAGCCGAAAACTGTGttcataaaaaaagagaacacgTTGAAAATGATAATTTCAAAATAGCCAACCCTTTGGAAACCTGTCTTTTAGAACTTGAAGTTTCACCTGTAAAAATGCTTTTTCGGAAAAAGTATGATTTGAACGAACTCTGTATCTGGTTTATGCAAACAACAGAAACACAGTCTCTTTCACTAGTTAGAAAGGCAAATGCTCGAAACCCTTTGGAagtaataaataccagaggaattAAACTAGGAAccaaatattctaattttaataCCAGCCCCTTCagaaagcactttaaaaaatttgcacTATCTTCTCCTTCAAAATCAGCAGGGAAGTTGCATATACTGCATAAAATGGTTAGCTCTCCACTGTTAAATGTGAAAAGTAATTTAACATTAGCTAGATTAAAAAGAACTGAGTTTAAGAGGTTACAACATGAAAGgtggaaaagaaaggggaagttGCACAACCATGGAACAGTTGATTGGATCTCTAAAAGGAGGAACTTGAGATTTTTCTGCCAgaaccaatttttaaataagactgAGGGGGGAACAAATGCTGACACCCCACTCCAAGGAAAAAACACCGTAGAAAATCAGTTTATTTTGCCACCTGAGATCAGGGATGACTCTTTGCAGCAGAAGGTGGCAATGTCTGACTTGAAAACACATGCTAGTCTAGAGAATAATTTTAAGTCAGAGGCAAAGGAGAATGGAACAAATTGCAGccaaaaagattttgaaaagggACCAAGACTAGGAAATGTATGTCCAAATAATTGGAAGTCAAAAACCCTAAAAGATTGTAGAATATTTTTGAGGAAGATCAACTATCTTGAACACAGAAATACTTTTAAGCTAAATACAATCATTTACTCTCCCGAATCTGTTGACAGTGGAAGTAATCATCAGACTCGCATAGAAGAAGCAAAGCGCTTTACCCTAAGATCCCATTCTGCTAGgcaaaactcttttaaaaagcaatctaaagaaatggaaaatgctaAAACAAATAGTCCTTCAACCGATAAATTTCCTGGCCAACTTGACaatagtaaattaaataaatgtgttaactATGACAAGAATCCTGATAGTTCTGACGTTCTTAGCaaattgaacaaaagaaaaagaccacCTTGGAAGACCACAGAAATgtcaacaaaaagacataaacgACAGTCTTGCAACAGTGGACAAATGGCAAACTATTATTCAAAATCCCAACTAG CTCTGAGACCACGTGGGCAGAAGTAA